Proteins from one Orenia marismortui DSM 5156 genomic window:
- a CDS encoding methyl-accepting chemotaxis protein encodes MFNKLSLKLKLNLIVGISMLILAFVVLVGVNIVITKQVSIQAVRGEVNVADQLLAHKYPGDWRKEGDRLYKGDLLINNNSEIIGDIVELTRGTATIFADSTRVATNVKREDATSAIGSKVDKKIAKIVLEDGKNYYGKADVVGENYYAAYQPIKNKKDEIIGMLYVGTSSELVKPIIKKIFWLIVIIFIVSQIVIQALLIIPFNRLLFNPLDRIIKVTNQIAVGKLNNKLETEREDEIGVLIDSVNKMTNSLRGIVVSLLGITEDLSGYSQELAASAEEGNANIEDTNSNIEQIASGIQQVSASSQEVNGLAEEANAQTQVGNDNISKVINNIEEINQAVSEAVEVINALDDNSKEIGQIIEVITNIAEQTNLLALNAAIEAARAGEHGQGFAVVADEIRELAEETAKATDNIAGIVKETQSKSTKGLEVIKDVEVKAKEGKVVVQDTGEVFDLIRDAIESTSIQIEQTASISEQLAGNSNRLMNASEDISNMSHGITESSQELSNMAQQLQQMMEEFEI; translated from the coding sequence GTGTTTAATAAATTATCTTTAAAGTTGAAACTAAATTTAATTGTGGGAATATCAATGTTAATTTTAGCTTTTGTAGTATTGGTAGGGGTTAATATAGTTATAACTAAACAAGTTTCCATTCAAGCAGTGAGAGGAGAAGTGAATGTAGCTGATCAACTTTTAGCACATAAGTATCCAGGAGATTGGCGTAAAGAAGGAGATCGCTTATATAAAGGTGATCTTTTAATAAATAATAATTCTGAAATAATAGGTGATATTGTTGAATTAACTAGAGGGACTGCAACAATTTTTGCTGATAGTACTAGAGTTGCTACTAATGTCAAAAGAGAAGATGCTACAAGTGCTATAGGAAGTAAAGTAGATAAGAAGATAGCTAAAATAGTATTAGAAGATGGTAAGAACTATTATGGAAAAGCAGATGTAGTAGGAGAAAATTATTATGCTGCATATCAACCAATTAAGAACAAAAAAGATGAAATTATTGGTATGTTATATGTTGGAACTTCTTCAGAATTGGTTAAGCCTATAATCAAGAAGATATTCTGGTTAATTGTTATAATTTTTATAGTTAGTCAGATTGTAATACAAGCTCTATTAATTATACCTTTTAATAGATTGTTATTTAATCCTTTAGATAGGATTATAAAAGTGACTAATCAGATAGCAGTTGGTAAGTTGAATAATAAATTAGAGACAGAAAGAGAAGATGAAATTGGTGTTTTAATAGATAGTGTTAATAAGATGACTAATAGTTTAAGAGGAATCGTAGTTAGTTTATTAGGTATTACAGAGGATTTGTCAGGCTATAGTCAAGAGTTAGCTGCTTCTGCTGAAGAGGGAAATGCAAATATAGAAGATACAAACTCTAATATTGAACAGATAGCAAGTGGTATTCAGCAGGTATCGGCAAGTAGTCAAGAGGTAAATGGCTTAGCAGAAGAAGCAAATGCCCAAACCCAAGTAGGTAATGATAATATAAGTAAAGTAATCAACAATATAGAAGAGATTAATCAAGCTGTAAGTGAAGCTGTAGAGGTTATAAATGCCCTAGATGATAACTCGAAAGAGATTGGTCAGATTATAGAAGTAATTACCAATATAGCTGAACAGACCAATTTATTAGCTTTAAATGCAGCAATTGAGGCGGCAAGAGCTGGTGAACATGGACAAGGATTTGCTGTAGTAGCAGATGAGATTAGAGAGTTGGCTGAAGAGACTGCAAAAGCAACTGATAATATTGCTGGAATAGTGAAAGAGACCCAAAGTAAATCTACTAAAGGTCTAGAGGTAATCAAAGATGTAGAAGTTAAGGCTAAAGAAGGTAAAGTTGTTGTTCAAGATACAGGTGAGGTATTTGATCTAATAAGAGATGCAATAGAAAGTACTTCTATTCAAATAGAACAGACAGCATCTATTTCTGAGCAATTAGCAGGGAATAGTAATAGATTAATGAATGCTTCTGAGGATATTAGTAATATGTCCCATGGAATTACTGAATCATCACAAGAATTATCAAATATGGCACAACAATTACAGCAAATGATGGAAGAGTTTGAGATATAG